In Pseudomonas saudiphocaensis, one DNA window encodes the following:
- a CDS encoding class I SAM-dependent methyltransferase, translating to MQTINDTTSQHRHNVLVQMTHDEEARQEFVRSFKQYLALNVSPGNKKVFEENVEPQLQAKGQGQSLVEIERLMKREEYYQFWSSLQRCSQEMMWNSVQIPVERQLPELVEAARETRAKPTLGSLTLNPDLKIPDYHTAIDIHCMPGGYHSEFGADDVAAGAVYDRAVYIYSMGRMGPLNDDIGASTAKWLKENHPEFQPKRILDLGCTVGHSTLAWAEYYPEAELYAIDVGAPVLRYAHARAESLGVKVHFIQMNAEQLDFPDGHFDVVNGSILIHETSKKAARNIFRECHRVLREGGVMLHGETPPYKDLPPYDAFMLDWDTRNNNEPFWRGSHLIDPYADCSEAGFAKEKVFEILAPSAFESKLSQRYTHVFQGGDFGGGGQWYVYGAWK from the coding sequence ATGCAAACGATAAATGACACGACTTCGCAGCATCGACACAACGTTCTGGTCCAGATGACCCATGACGAGGAAGCGCGCCAGGAATTCGTGCGCTCCTTCAAGCAGTACCTGGCGCTGAACGTTTCTCCCGGCAACAAGAAGGTTTTCGAGGAGAACGTCGAGCCTCAGCTACAAGCCAAGGGGCAAGGCCAGAGCTTGGTGGAAATCGAGCGGCTGATGAAGCGCGAGGAGTACTACCAGTTCTGGAGCAGCTTGCAGCGCTGCAGCCAGGAGATGATGTGGAACTCGGTGCAGATCCCGGTAGAACGTCAGTTGCCTGAACTGGTGGAAGCAGCTCGCGAGACCCGCGCCAAGCCCACCCTCGGCAGCCTGACGCTGAACCCGGACCTGAAGATTCCCGACTACCACACCGCCATCGACATCCACTGCATGCCAGGCGGCTATCACTCCGAGTTCGGCGCCGACGACGTGGCCGCCGGTGCCGTCTACGACCGCGCCGTGTACATCTACTCCATGGGCCGCATGGGCCCGCTGAACGATGATATCGGGGCTTCCACCGCCAAGTGGCTGAAGGAGAACCATCCGGAGTTCCAGCCCAAGCGCATTCTCGACCTTGGCTGCACCGTGGGCCACTCCACCCTGGCCTGGGCCGAGTACTACCCCGAGGCGGAGCTCTATGCCATCGACGTCGGTGCGCCGGTGCTGCGCTACGCCCACGCCCGCGCCGAATCCCTGGGGGTCAAGGTGCATTTCATCCAAATGAATGCCGAGCAGCTGGACTTTCCCGACGGTCATTTCGACGTGGTCAACGGCAGCATCCTGATTCACGAGACTTCGAAGAAGGCGGCGCGCAACATTTTCCGCGAATGCCATCGCGTGCTGCGCGAAGGCGGCGTGATGCTCCACGGTGAGACACCGCCCTACAAGGACCTGCCACCCTACGATGCCTTCATGCTCGACTGGGATACGCGCAACAACAACGAGCCGTTCTGGCGCGGCAGCCATCTGATCGACCCCTACGCTGACTGTAGCGAGGCCGGGTTCGCCAAGGAGAAGGTATTCGAGATCCTCGCGCCCAGCGCGTTCGAATCAAAGCTGAGCCAGCGCTATACCCATGTGTTCCAGGGTGGCGATTTCGGCGGCGGCGGTCAGTGGTATGTCTATGGAGCCTGGAAATGA
- a CDS encoding GntR family transcriptional regulator yields MNDDQMESSLVEKAVNGILEGIMSGRFVQGQRLVAADLAQQFNVSRAPIREALQKLAGDGVVELLPNRGARIRRLSLDDLVEFLEFSEAILVLGIRLAAPRLKNSDKRTVLTEAFADIERTWESRDAHAFVRALYQYHVQLHALAGNDFLNLFYCRPEIRFYSLLLASIVPGDSWDRYLENYRQIHETLLEGDPHTAVVTFSAHMRWVVRLMRAR; encoded by the coding sequence GTGAACGATGATCAGATGGAGAGTTCGCTCGTCGAAAAGGCGGTCAATGGCATTCTCGAAGGCATCATGAGCGGCCGGTTCGTGCAGGGGCAGCGGCTGGTGGCGGCCGACCTCGCGCAGCAGTTCAATGTCAGCCGCGCGCCCATCCGTGAGGCTTTGCAGAAGCTGGCAGGCGATGGCGTGGTGGAGCTGCTGCCCAACCGCGGGGCACGCATTCGCCGATTGAGCCTGGACGATCTGGTGGAGTTTCTCGAATTCTCCGAAGCCATCCTGGTGCTGGGCATCCGCCTGGCTGCGCCGCGTCTGAAGAACAGCGACAAGCGCACCGTGCTCACCGAGGCGTTCGCCGACATCGAACGTACCTGGGAATCGCGCGACGCCCACGCCTTCGTCCGAGCGCTCTACCAGTACCACGTACAACTGCACGCGCTGGCCGGCAACGACTTTCTCAACCTCTTCTACTGCCGCCCGGAAATCCGCTTCTATTCGTTGCTTCTGGCCAGTATCGTGCCGGGCGACTCCTGGGATCGCTACCTGGAGAACTACCGGCAGATCCACGAAACCCTGCTCGAAGGTGACCCCCATACCGCCGTGGTGACGTTCAGCGCCCATATGCGCTGGGTGGTGCGGCTGATGCGTGCGCGCTGA
- a CDS encoding NADPH-dependent FMN reductase encodes MALPQVLIISGSHSPDSQSARLADYLRERLQAMEIAGEVALHDLGTAPLPLWQEGAQYPFAEQAARADALILISPEWHGMATPALKNWFLYLDLQWLAHKPVLLCGVSSGAGGLYPVLELRSFSFKNFRPCYLPDHLVVRDVQAVVQPGEAAGEAAACQQRIDHTLQLLRAYIGGFEHIRRALPESAAAFRYGL; translated from the coding sequence ATGGCACTGCCTCAGGTCCTGATCATTTCCGGCAGCCATTCGCCCGACAGCCAGTCGGCGCGCCTGGCCGACTACCTGCGCGAGCGCCTGCAGGCGATGGAGATCGCCGGCGAGGTGGCGCTGCATGACCTGGGCACCGCTCCGCTGCCGCTCTGGCAGGAAGGCGCGCAATACCCATTCGCCGAGCAGGCGGCTCGCGCCGACGCGCTGATCCTGATCTCCCCCGAATGGCACGGCATGGCCACCCCCGCGCTGAAGAACTGGTTCCTGTACCTGGACCTGCAGTGGCTGGCGCACAAGCCGGTGCTGCTTTGCGGCGTCTCTTCCGGCGCTGGCGGGCTCTATCCGGTGTTGGAGCTGCGCAGCTTCTCCTTCAAGAATTTCCGCCCCTGCTACCTGCCCGATCACCTGGTAGTGCGTGACGTGCAGGCGGTGGTCCAGCCCGGTGAGGCCGCTGGCGAAGCGGCGGCCTGCCAGCAACGCATCGACCATACGCTGCAGTTGCTGCGCGCCTACATTGGCGGTTTCGAACACATCCGCCGCGCCCTGCCAGAGTCTGCTGCAGCCTTCCGCTACGGACTTTAA